AAATTTCTATCCCATTTTTTTGTGGTTGAGGGATCGCACTTAAAAAATTTTACAATTTTGGGGATCGTCATTTCACAAGTAATAGATACTTTATAagaaaatttgtttcttcaaggTACGTTACAGTGTCGTTTTCCTTAAAATGTTATTTGCCCCCACTAGATCGGTGTGTATTAAGTCATCAAATACGTTTTCAGGATACAATGAAATccaaaatataatatgatatcAGTTGGTGTCATACACAAATGAAAAATTGATCACAAACACATGTGAGCGAAATTCAATTCAATATTTCTTGTTATTATGTATATCCCAATCTTACATtataaaatacaatcaattattctaaggaaataatccccctatagaataatatataatctttCTACATTTatccactttcctaatttactcatcATTCACAAAGATACTTGGAATTTTAACACTGCCCCTCAAgggatcatagatattaatcatctccaacttgttaATGAGATCATCGAAGTTCTATCGTGCCAACCTTTTATTaaagatatctgcagtttgttccttggtaggtacataagtcatacagatagttccttcttcaactttctctttgataaaatgttggtccacttctacatgtttagtcctgtcatgttgaattagattgagagagatactgatggttgctttgttgtcacaatagagtttgataggaaatttcaccggGACCTGTAGTTTATCTAAGAGTTTTCGTCaccacaatccttcacatattccttgagcAACTGCCTTGAACTCAACTTCAGCACTACTATGAGCCACTACATTCTATTATTTACTTCTCCAAGTTACCAGATTTCCCCAGATGAATGTGCAATAACCGGTGGTGGACCTTCGAttttccactgatcctgcccaacctgcatctgtaaagatctctacttccttactttcacatttcttgaagaagagtcctttgacCGGGGAGCAATTGAGATGTCGaaggatcttgtacacaacatctgaatgagtttcttttggtgaatgcatgtgttggcttaccacactaacCGCAAATGCAATATTGGGTCTGATATATGATAAgtagattagcttaccaaccaatctctgatacctctcctctTTTGAAATTGAATCTTTTCCTAGTTTTGGTTCAAAATTATAGCTATGTACTAAGACTATCTgagataaatatataataaaaagggACCAATCCCAGAAATAGGAATGAAGTGTATAACCCTATTGGCGCAATTGCTTGATACTGATGTGTGCACATTAGATTTCCATGGTCCAATGGTCATCCCTAGTCTTCCATATGTCTTGTTGATGTCACATTCACCAATGCAATTGCTTCTTACTTAAATAATTAatgcaaaattattattattattttaatcatattgtgTATTCTGCAGTAAAAAAACTGTGTGCTTAATTGGAATACCAAAAAGGTTAGTTTGATTTTTCACTCTAATttaatgttttgtacagtgaatTGGAATGAAATGAAGTAGGATGCCAGtagaatggaatgaaaaataaacacctaaaattataaatatcaagTCCATTTAATTGCATTGCATTCTTGCATACCAATCAAGGGAAATTAATATGCGTGAGTTATTTTCCATTCTATTGCATTCTTGTTTATCAAACAAATCATAAGAGAAAATGCTGTCAAATTTAGCTTAGAACAGGATGGCGACTATTAAGTACCTATTTTTAGAAGATTAAGAATCAATAATACATTATTGATCGATTTTGTTAGTTGGAATAGGCATGATGAGATGCTAACTTTGACAAACCAAAATGTGTTTTTACCCAATTTTATTATACAAATTATCTGCGGAATCAAAAGTTGGAATGGCATTGCAGTTTTGAGAGCCAAGACATATCTTACTAGCATAAATGTTCAGGGGGACAAGCTTACACAACCGCCATCACAAAATCAACACTCTCCTAATTTCCCCTCTAAGCACGGCGCAGGGATGGACTCCTTCAGGTTCTCCAGCTAAAAATCCAAAACTTTGGGCATCCAAGCGATATATCACAAAAGGGAAGAAAAGTatttcaaaatttgcaatctccaCTCTTCCACACCTCACAACGGCTGTATCAGGCCAACTCTATACCCACTTTCCAACAGCAAATAGATAATAAAGGGGTCAGCTTAGTTTTCTTTTTTCCAAGATCCACTTTCTAATCTTGCCGAAACACTCCACGTCTAATCTCACATACAGTTGCTGTAGTTTGCAGTAACCCAGCATCACATGTCTGTCAATATGATCTTCATACCTCTCATAGAGTGCTGGAACTGTGAGAACAATGACAAGGCCTGCCACCAAGCAAACAATGGATATCTGAACATTAGGGTTGCATCCTGGAAAATCCCCTGAAATCCACCCCTACTCATAATATGATTGAAAATAAGGTGCCATTTGGAActccaaaaacatgaaaaaaagagagaggaaaatatgaaggaatttGGGAAAACGAGCAAGTAAAAGATACAGCAAACTAATGAACAAAAGTTTTGTTGTATATGACATTAGCCTTtgaactttcttaattttcatgaATAATTGAATAAATTTGAGATAAAGAGAGAATACAATTGAAACTTGATTTCCATATAAttatcttttccttttcttttctcacAAAATCCTTTACCCAAATGGAGACCGAAAAAGAATGAGTTTATTACTCAAATTTGTCCACTTCCAATGTCCAAGGACTACTCCTATCTTTGCACCATCTAAGAAAATGAGCACTAAATTCAGTGAATATTGAAACTTACCGGTGTAGCCCAAAGTAAGGAAGTCAGTCAAGCCACCAACAAAAGAAATCAGCCACAGGCATGCAGCTACTTTACAGAACATCTTTGAATCCTTACCCAGGGCAATATCCTGGGAGACTGAGAGAAAGGCATTTGTGCGATTTCGGATGAAAGCTGCAACTTCATTTACAATTTCTTCTGGCAGATACAA
This Malania oleifera isolate guangnan ecotype guangnan chromosome 11, ASM2987363v1, whole genome shotgun sequence DNA region includes the following protein-coding sequences:
- the LOC131168047 gene encoding reticulon-like protein B12 produces the protein MGSSDRLFNRQRTIHELLGGGIVADVMLWRRKNLTLGILLVTLAAWVVFERSGYTLLSLISRVLLLLVVILFLWAKSAAILNRPAPPLPDLYLPEEIVNEVAAFIRNRTNAFLSVSQDIALGKDSKMFCKVAACLWLISFVGGLTDFLTLGYTGLVIVLTVPALYERYEDHIDRHVMLGYCKLQQLYVRLDVECFGKIRKWILEKRKLS